The sequence below is a genomic window from bacterium 336/3.
ATCTGATTGTAAGACAATTTGTGTTACAACTCCATTAAAACCTGTTCCTGTGATAAATGTAGGGTCTTCTCCTCTACCTTGAGCTTGAGCAGAGTTTTGAAACCTAAAACAGTAAAGTATTATACAGCTGATGAGAGTAATTATTTTCATAGAGTCCTGAGTTTATAAGATATGTCTATACTTAATCTAAAGACCCTCTAAATAAGTGTTTGGTTGCAAGGTGGATAGAATTCACTTCAATATTTCTTCACTTGCTTCTTTTAGATTTTCAGCATAAAAATCTACATTCATGTCTATTTTTTTGCCGATTTTTATAGTTCTGATTCCTAATTTTTGGGCTGGAATCATGTCTCGGAGGCTATCGCCTACCATCCAAGAAAGAGTAGGGTTAATATTATATTTGGCAATGGCTTTTTCGAGCATCAGGCTATCAGGTTTTCGGGAAAGGGAATTACTATATGCCTCATGATAAGGCGAATAATACAAGTCATCTATCAAAAAACCACATTGTTGTTGCAAATACTCGTGGCATTTGAGTACATCTTGTACAGTATAGAGTCCTTTGGCTATTCCTCCTTGGTTGGTAATGACTATCAGTAAAAAACCTGCTTCCTTTAGGTTTTTAAGGGCTTCGATTGTACCTTCTGGAATGATAAAATCATCAACTTTATAAGTATATTCTCCTCTTTCTTCGTTGAGGACACCATCTCTATCTAAAAAAATTACTTTTTGCATTGTTGAAATCTTGTTTTCCAAAATTACAATGCAAAAAGCACATAAAAAATCACTTCATTTTATTATTTAGAAAACCTATGAGGTTTTTATCTGTAAACATAACATTATAAGCATGTTACAAACCTTATAGGTTTCTGTTAGTTTGCCATAGATGCTTCTTGTACAGGCATATTTACTTCTATCCCTGTAAGGTACAAATCCATTTGACTCATGGCTTGAGACAATTCTATTACATCTATTTCCATCATTACATCAGCTTGACCGAGTGTTGCAAGCATAGCTACTTTTTCGAGTTCGGCTAATTGCAAAACAATGTCTTGTGTTGCAATAAAATCTGTATGACAAGTATCCAGATTAGCTTTTTCAGCCAATTCTGCAAACTTTTTCCATAGCAAATCCAAACGGCGATAAGCAGGGAATTCATCTCCAACCAGCAATGCAATATTCAACGTTCTGATG
It includes:
- a CDS encoding D,D-heptose 1,7-bisphosphate phosphatase gives rise to the protein MQKVIFLDRDGVLNEERGEYTYKVDDFIIPEGTIEALKNLKEAGFLLIVITNQGGIAKGLYTVQDVLKCHEYLQQQCGFLIDDLYYSPYHEAYSNSLSRKPDSLMLEKAIAKYNINPTLSWMVGDSLRDMIPAQKLGIRTIKIGKKIDMNVDFYAENLKEASEEILK